A genomic region of Cyprinus carpio isolate SPL01 chromosome B13, ASM1834038v1, whole genome shotgun sequence contains the following coding sequences:
- the si:ch211-67f13.7 gene encoding uncharacterized protein si:ch211-67f13.7 isoform X1, producing the protein MKVNSIARVVLCLILGIFSSPTLLNSVSASSLLDKRADRQRTAREKHSGKLLVRDPFPNTPDITRRRPVPVLRIRGRTPARVPPGEHYLPRYSRLPEVSVTCSRSGFVLRVKKNFYGFSAIAEELTLGETCKSNGVLVPHNDLLFTYALTDCQGEQQVFPDYVAYKYVLHYVPLSHRNSLHYHRVNVGLECRYKREHHVHSLVVSPTSRTLLHKLIRSRSGDFWIQLMDGKTTGSWSSPVRSAVYLLGQQVNVQVSTRHHYQGVKLFINSCYAATVNTLSQATKHSIIDNYGCLRESRINPGASRFRFSRADNVVQFSFGAFQFIEAPDAQIAVHCELSVSGGGPSPMQKSCFYSHNDKRWVSVFGQDSICDCCDSVCNQTKTKRIAHEGFVSSDQVLFSDHLTSPFSTLPSSTLESIPIAHRSEDVIWFEAKLDKESQRSYTHKDLVASVSLISTEEDHDKRQHTSNTSTVEFTEEERKEIEEEKHGDVEIIIAISKNIVGSERPDLDPMKLHDIASLDWSEDRKMQNLTKGSDYSQKKGQRVEQVPQDHKGSTKTSVMASETMEENPNMDLSTMGDIGQLGVFLPSFLSEEKNSSENKNEGLGFLLISPFEEKTEVQLGSDELIEQGVVRKLDLAHDSDDDYFSDGI; encoded by the exons ATGAAAGTGAACAGCATAGCTCGCGTAGTTCTATGTTTGATTCTTGGCATTTTCTCCAGCCCAACACTGTTAAATAGTGTCTCAGCTTCATCTTTATTAGATAAAAGAGCAGATCGCCAAAGAACAGCCCGCGAGAAACACTCTGGGAAACTTCTAGTGCGCGATCCGTTCCCAAACACGCCAGACATTACGCGCCGGAGGCCGGTGCCTGTCCTGCGGATCCGTGGCCGAACACCTGCGAGAGTCCCACCTGGCGAGCATTACCTGCCCAGATACAGCCGGCTCCCGGAAGTGTCGGTGACTTGTTCACGCTCAGGATTCGTTTTAAGGGTAAAAAAGAATTTCTATGGTTTCTCAGCCATCGCAGAGGAGCTGACGCTCGGAGAAACCTGCAAAAGTAACGGGGTCCTTGTGCCTCATAATGACCTGCTCTTCACATACGCGCTCACCGACTGTCAGGGAGAACAACAG GTGTTTCCTGATTACGTTGCCTACAAATATGTCCTGCATTACGTGCCACTATCACACCGAAACTCACTTCATTATCACAGAGTCAACGTTGGCTTGGAGTGTCGCTATAAAAG GGAGCATCATGTGCACAGTCTGGTGGTGAGTCCCACATCTCGGACCCTATTACACAAACTTATCAGGAGCAGATCTGGTGACTTTTGGATTCAGCTGATGGACGGTAAGACCACAG GCTCCTGGTCTTCTCCAGTCAGGTCAGCTGTGTACCTTCTGGGTCAGCAGGTGAATGTGCAGGTCTCCACGCGACATCATTACCAAGGGGTCAAGCTTTTTATCAACAGCTGTTATGCAGCTACAGTCAACACTTTGAGTCAAGCAACCAAACACAGCATCATAGACAATTATGG GTGTTTACGGGAAAGCCGGATAAATCCAGGTGCTTCAAGATTCAGGTTCTCCAGGGCAGACAATGTAGTTCAGTTCTCTTTTGGTGCTTTCCAGTTCATTGAAGCGCCAGATGCCCAG ATTGCAGTCCATTGTGAGCTCTCCGTTTCTGGTGGTGGACCTAGTCCAATGCAGAAGTCTTGTTTTTACAGCCACAACGATAAAAG gtgGGTCTCTGTGTTTGGTCAAGATTCTATTTGTGACTGCTGTGATTCAGTCTGCAACCAGACCAAAACCAAAAGAATAGCACATGAAG GGTTTGTAAGCAGTGATCAAGTGCTCTTCTCTGACCATTTGACTTCTCCTTTCTCAACTTTGCCTTCCTCAACTCTGGAATCAATTCCCATTGCTCATAGAAGTGAGGATGTTATCTGGTTTGAAGCCAAACTGGACAAAGAGTCCCAGAGGTCCTACACCCACAAAGACTTGGTTGCCTCTGTTTCCCTGATATCTACTGAGGAGGACCATGATAAAAGACAGCACACATCTAACACCAGCACAGTGGAGTTTACAgaggaggaaaggaaagagaTTGAGGAAGAGAAACATGGGGATGTGGAGATTATTATAGCAATCAGTAAGAATATTGTAGGATCTGAAAGGCCAGATTTAGACCCTATGAAACTGCATGACATTGCATCCTTGGATTGGTCTGAAGACAGGAAAATGCAAAACCTGACAAAGGGTTCAGATTACTCACAGAAGAAAGGTCAGAGAGTGGAACAAGTTCCTCAGGATCACAAAGGTTCCACAAAGACTTCAGTTATGGCCAGTGAAACCATGGAGGAAAATCCTAATATGGATTTATCAACAATGGGAGACATTGGGCAACTAGGTGTGTTTCTGCCATCATTCCTCTCAGAGGAAAAGAAttcttctgaaaataaaaatgaagggtTGGGCTTCCTGCTAATTTCAccttttgaagaaaaaacagaGGTTCAACTTGGATCTGATGAGTTGATAGAGCAAGGCGTTGTAAGAAAACTAGACCTTGCACATGACTCGGATGATGATTATTTTTCAGatggaatttaa
- the si:ch211-67f13.7 gene encoding uncharacterized protein si:ch211-67f13.7 isoform X2, producing the protein MKVNSIARVVLCLILGIFSSPTLLNSVSASSLLDKRADRQRTAREKHSGKLLVRDPFPNTPDITRRRPVPVLRIRGRTPARVPPGEHYLPRYSRLPEVSVTCSRSGFVLRVKKNFYGFSAIAEELTLGETCKSNGVLVPHNDLLFTYALTDCQGEQQVFPDYVAYKYVLHYVPLSHRNSLHYHRVNVGLECRYKREHHVHSLVVSPTSRTLLHKLIRSRSGDFWIQLMDGSWSSPVRSAVYLLGQQVNVQVSTRHHYQGVKLFINSCYAATVNTLSQATKHSIIDNYGCLRESRINPGASRFRFSRADNVVQFSFGAFQFIEAPDAQIAVHCELSVSGGGPSPMQKSCFYSHNDKRWVSVFGQDSICDCCDSVCNQTKTKRIAHEGFVSSDQVLFSDHLTSPFSTLPSSTLESIPIAHRSEDVIWFEAKLDKESQRSYTHKDLVASVSLISTEEDHDKRQHTSNTSTVEFTEEERKEIEEEKHGDVEIIIAISKNIVGSERPDLDPMKLHDIASLDWSEDRKMQNLTKGSDYSQKKGQRVEQVPQDHKGSTKTSVMASETMEENPNMDLSTMGDIGQLGVFLPSFLSEEKNSSENKNEGLGFLLISPFEEKTEVQLGSDELIEQGVVRKLDLAHDSDDDYFSDGI; encoded by the exons ATGAAAGTGAACAGCATAGCTCGCGTAGTTCTATGTTTGATTCTTGGCATTTTCTCCAGCCCAACACTGTTAAATAGTGTCTCAGCTTCATCTTTATTAGATAAAAGAGCAGATCGCCAAAGAACAGCCCGCGAGAAACACTCTGGGAAACTTCTAGTGCGCGATCCGTTCCCAAACACGCCAGACATTACGCGCCGGAGGCCGGTGCCTGTCCTGCGGATCCGTGGCCGAACACCTGCGAGAGTCCCACCTGGCGAGCATTACCTGCCCAGATACAGCCGGCTCCCGGAAGTGTCGGTGACTTGTTCACGCTCAGGATTCGTTTTAAGGGTAAAAAAGAATTTCTATGGTTTCTCAGCCATCGCAGAGGAGCTGACGCTCGGAGAAACCTGCAAAAGTAACGGGGTCCTTGTGCCTCATAATGACCTGCTCTTCACATACGCGCTCACCGACTGTCAGGGAGAACAACAG GTGTTTCCTGATTACGTTGCCTACAAATATGTCCTGCATTACGTGCCACTATCACACCGAAACTCACTTCATTATCACAGAGTCAACGTTGGCTTGGAGTGTCGCTATAAAAG GGAGCATCATGTGCACAGTCTGGTGGTGAGTCCCACATCTCGGACCCTATTACACAAACTTATCAGGAGCAGATCTGGTGACTTTTGGATTCAGCTGATGGACG GCTCCTGGTCTTCTCCAGTCAGGTCAGCTGTGTACCTTCTGGGTCAGCAGGTGAATGTGCAGGTCTCCACGCGACATCATTACCAAGGGGTCAAGCTTTTTATCAACAGCTGTTATGCAGCTACAGTCAACACTTTGAGTCAAGCAACCAAACACAGCATCATAGACAATTATGG GTGTTTACGGGAAAGCCGGATAAATCCAGGTGCTTCAAGATTCAGGTTCTCCAGGGCAGACAATGTAGTTCAGTTCTCTTTTGGTGCTTTCCAGTTCATTGAAGCGCCAGATGCCCAG ATTGCAGTCCATTGTGAGCTCTCCGTTTCTGGTGGTGGACCTAGTCCAATGCAGAAGTCTTGTTTTTACAGCCACAACGATAAAAG gtgGGTCTCTGTGTTTGGTCAAGATTCTATTTGTGACTGCTGTGATTCAGTCTGCAACCAGACCAAAACCAAAAGAATAGCACATGAAG GGTTTGTAAGCAGTGATCAAGTGCTCTTCTCTGACCATTTGACTTCTCCTTTCTCAACTTTGCCTTCCTCAACTCTGGAATCAATTCCCATTGCTCATAGAAGTGAGGATGTTATCTGGTTTGAAGCCAAACTGGACAAAGAGTCCCAGAGGTCCTACACCCACAAAGACTTGGTTGCCTCTGTTTCCCTGATATCTACTGAGGAGGACCATGATAAAAGACAGCACACATCTAACACCAGCACAGTGGAGTTTACAgaggaggaaaggaaagagaTTGAGGAAGAGAAACATGGGGATGTGGAGATTATTATAGCAATCAGTAAGAATATTGTAGGATCTGAAAGGCCAGATTTAGACCCTATGAAACTGCATGACATTGCATCCTTGGATTGGTCTGAAGACAGGAAAATGCAAAACCTGACAAAGGGTTCAGATTACTCACAGAAGAAAGGTCAGAGAGTGGAACAAGTTCCTCAGGATCACAAAGGTTCCACAAAGACTTCAGTTATGGCCAGTGAAACCATGGAGGAAAATCCTAATATGGATTTATCAACAATGGGAGACATTGGGCAACTAGGTGTGTTTCTGCCATCATTCCTCTCAGAGGAAAAGAAttcttctgaaaataaaaatgaagggtTGGGCTTCCTGCTAATTTCAccttttgaagaaaaaacagaGGTTCAACTTGGATCTGATGAGTTGATAGAGCAAGGCGTTGTAAGAAAACTAGACCTTGCACATGACTCGGATGATGATTATTTTTCAGatggaatttaa
- the si:ch211-67f13.7 gene encoding uncharacterized protein si:ch211-67f13.7 isoform X3: MTCSSHTRSPTVRENNREHHVHSLVVSPTSRTLLHKLIRSRSGDFWIQLMDGKTTGSWSSPVRSAVYLLGQQVNVQVSTRHHYQGVKLFINSCYAATVNTLSQATKHSIIDNYGCLRESRINPGASRFRFSRADNVVQFSFGAFQFIEAPDAQIAVHCELSVSGGGPSPMQKSCFYSHNDKRWVSVFGQDSICDCCDSVCNQTKTKRIAHEGFVSSDQVLFSDHLTSPFSTLPSSTLESIPIAHRSEDVIWFEAKLDKESQRSYTHKDLVASVSLISTEEDHDKRQHTSNTSTVEFTEEERKEIEEEKHGDVEIIIAISKNIVGSERPDLDPMKLHDIASLDWSEDRKMQNLTKGSDYSQKKGQRVEQVPQDHKGSTKTSVMASETMEENPNMDLSTMGDIGQLGVFLPSFLSEEKNSSENKNEGLGFLLISPFEEKTEVQLGSDELIEQGVVRKLDLAHDSDDDYFSDGI; this comes from the exons ATGACCTGCTCTTCACATACGCGCTCACCGACTGTCAGGGAGAACAACAG GGAGCATCATGTGCACAGTCTGGTGGTGAGTCCCACATCTCGGACCCTATTACACAAACTTATCAGGAGCAGATCTGGTGACTTTTGGATTCAGCTGATGGACGGTAAGACCACAG GCTCCTGGTCTTCTCCAGTCAGGTCAGCTGTGTACCTTCTGGGTCAGCAGGTGAATGTGCAGGTCTCCACGCGACATCATTACCAAGGGGTCAAGCTTTTTATCAACAGCTGTTATGCAGCTACAGTCAACACTTTGAGTCAAGCAACCAAACACAGCATCATAGACAATTATGG GTGTTTACGGGAAAGCCGGATAAATCCAGGTGCTTCAAGATTCAGGTTCTCCAGGGCAGACAATGTAGTTCAGTTCTCTTTTGGTGCTTTCCAGTTCATTGAAGCGCCAGATGCCCAG ATTGCAGTCCATTGTGAGCTCTCCGTTTCTGGTGGTGGACCTAGTCCAATGCAGAAGTCTTGTTTTTACAGCCACAACGATAAAAG gtgGGTCTCTGTGTTTGGTCAAGATTCTATTTGTGACTGCTGTGATTCAGTCTGCAACCAGACCAAAACCAAAAGAATAGCACATGAAG GGTTTGTAAGCAGTGATCAAGTGCTCTTCTCTGACCATTTGACTTCTCCTTTCTCAACTTTGCCTTCCTCAACTCTGGAATCAATTCCCATTGCTCATAGAAGTGAGGATGTTATCTGGTTTGAAGCCAAACTGGACAAAGAGTCCCAGAGGTCCTACACCCACAAAGACTTGGTTGCCTCTGTTTCCCTGATATCTACTGAGGAGGACCATGATAAAAGACAGCACACATCTAACACCAGCACAGTGGAGTTTACAgaggaggaaaggaaagagaTTGAGGAAGAGAAACATGGGGATGTGGAGATTATTATAGCAATCAGTAAGAATATTGTAGGATCTGAAAGGCCAGATTTAGACCCTATGAAACTGCATGACATTGCATCCTTGGATTGGTCTGAAGACAGGAAAATGCAAAACCTGACAAAGGGTTCAGATTACTCACAGAAGAAAGGTCAGAGAGTGGAACAAGTTCCTCAGGATCACAAAGGTTCCACAAAGACTTCAGTTATGGCCAGTGAAACCATGGAGGAAAATCCTAATATGGATTTATCAACAATGGGAGACATTGGGCAACTAGGTGTGTTTCTGCCATCATTCCTCTCAGAGGAAAAGAAttcttctgaaaataaaaatgaagggtTGGGCTTCCTGCTAATTTCAccttttgaagaaaaaacagaGGTTCAACTTGGATCTGATGAGTTGATAGAGCAAGGCGTTGTAAGAAAACTAGACCTTGCACATGACTCGGATGATGATTATTTTTCAGatggaatttaa
- the si:ch211-67f13.7 gene encoding uncharacterized protein si:ch211-67f13.7 isoform X4: MTCSSHTRSPTVRENNREHHVHSLVVSPTSRTLLHKLIRSRSGDFWIQLMDGSWSSPVRSAVYLLGQQVNVQVSTRHHYQGVKLFINSCYAATVNTLSQATKHSIIDNYGCLRESRINPGASRFRFSRADNVVQFSFGAFQFIEAPDAQIAVHCELSVSGGGPSPMQKSCFYSHNDKRWVSVFGQDSICDCCDSVCNQTKTKRIAHEGFVSSDQVLFSDHLTSPFSTLPSSTLESIPIAHRSEDVIWFEAKLDKESQRSYTHKDLVASVSLISTEEDHDKRQHTSNTSTVEFTEEERKEIEEEKHGDVEIIIAISKNIVGSERPDLDPMKLHDIASLDWSEDRKMQNLTKGSDYSQKKGQRVEQVPQDHKGSTKTSVMASETMEENPNMDLSTMGDIGQLGVFLPSFLSEEKNSSENKNEGLGFLLISPFEEKTEVQLGSDELIEQGVVRKLDLAHDSDDDYFSDGI; encoded by the exons ATGACCTGCTCTTCACATACGCGCTCACCGACTGTCAGGGAGAACAACAG GGAGCATCATGTGCACAGTCTGGTGGTGAGTCCCACATCTCGGACCCTATTACACAAACTTATCAGGAGCAGATCTGGTGACTTTTGGATTCAGCTGATGGACG GCTCCTGGTCTTCTCCAGTCAGGTCAGCTGTGTACCTTCTGGGTCAGCAGGTGAATGTGCAGGTCTCCACGCGACATCATTACCAAGGGGTCAAGCTTTTTATCAACAGCTGTTATGCAGCTACAGTCAACACTTTGAGTCAAGCAACCAAACACAGCATCATAGACAATTATGG GTGTTTACGGGAAAGCCGGATAAATCCAGGTGCTTCAAGATTCAGGTTCTCCAGGGCAGACAATGTAGTTCAGTTCTCTTTTGGTGCTTTCCAGTTCATTGAAGCGCCAGATGCCCAG ATTGCAGTCCATTGTGAGCTCTCCGTTTCTGGTGGTGGACCTAGTCCAATGCAGAAGTCTTGTTTTTACAGCCACAACGATAAAAG gtgGGTCTCTGTGTTTGGTCAAGATTCTATTTGTGACTGCTGTGATTCAGTCTGCAACCAGACCAAAACCAAAAGAATAGCACATGAAG GGTTTGTAAGCAGTGATCAAGTGCTCTTCTCTGACCATTTGACTTCTCCTTTCTCAACTTTGCCTTCCTCAACTCTGGAATCAATTCCCATTGCTCATAGAAGTGAGGATGTTATCTGGTTTGAAGCCAAACTGGACAAAGAGTCCCAGAGGTCCTACACCCACAAAGACTTGGTTGCCTCTGTTTCCCTGATATCTACTGAGGAGGACCATGATAAAAGACAGCACACATCTAACACCAGCACAGTGGAGTTTACAgaggaggaaaggaaagagaTTGAGGAAGAGAAACATGGGGATGTGGAGATTATTATAGCAATCAGTAAGAATATTGTAGGATCTGAAAGGCCAGATTTAGACCCTATGAAACTGCATGACATTGCATCCTTGGATTGGTCTGAAGACAGGAAAATGCAAAACCTGACAAAGGGTTCAGATTACTCACAGAAGAAAGGTCAGAGAGTGGAACAAGTTCCTCAGGATCACAAAGGTTCCACAAAGACTTCAGTTATGGCCAGTGAAACCATGGAGGAAAATCCTAATATGGATTTATCAACAATGGGAGACATTGGGCAACTAGGTGTGTTTCTGCCATCATTCCTCTCAGAGGAAAAGAAttcttctgaaaataaaaatgaagggtTGGGCTTCCTGCTAATTTCAccttttgaagaaaaaacagaGGTTCAACTTGGATCTGATGAGTTGATAGAGCAAGGCGTTGTAAGAAAACTAGACCTTGCACATGACTCGGATGATGATTATTTTTCAGatggaatttaa
- the zgc:153911 gene encoding CD276 antigen isoform X1: MNPLKLRVTVFCLFLLLFKAPCYTEFEITVPRDTVTGFYSEALILHCSFPVDSSWDLKSTVITWQRGLDVVHSFYYSQDQLDRQNQHFVNRTSLFIQEMARGNASLRLDKVSPQDAGVYTCSISTNTGSQKKSFGVKIAAFYSEPRLLFSLLTDGVNLLVTSDGGYPSPTLQWLMENSDITNRTQTHIAQDTQTGLYVVSSWLNLTGVSNSSLTFILHNKPLGQDIRRDIQLYSDKSEKQGESAYRCHGCFIYIPVILLLLLLIVMSLLSVFITRRSRREQTKQNGFTEIKSKFLMENV, translated from the exons ATGAACCCACTCAAGCTACGAGTGACAGTTTTCTGCCTGTTTCTCCTTCTTTTTAAAGCACCCTGTTATA CTGAGTTTGAGATTACTGTGCCCAGAGACACTGTCACTGGGTTTTACAGCGAGGCGCTGATCCTCCACTGCTCCTTCCCTGTGGACAGCTCATGGGATCTGAAGAGCACCGTTATCACCTGGCAGCGTGGACTGGATGTTGTTCACAGCTTCTACTACAGTCAGGACCAGCTCGACCGTCAGAATCAGCATTTTGTCAACCGCACAAGTCTGTTCATTCAGGAGATGGCAAGAGGAAACGCATCACTCAGACTGGACAAAGTCTCTCCTCAGGACGCCGGTGTGTACACCTGCTCCATCAGCACAAACACTGGCAGCCAGAAGAAGAGCTTTGGAGTGAAAATTGCAG ctttCTACTCTGAACCTCGTCTGCTGTTCTCATTGTTAACTGATGGAGTGAATCTTCTGGTGACCTCAGATGGGGGTTACCCTTCTCCCACACTGCAGTGGCTGATGGAGAACTCAGACATCACTAAccggacacaaacacacattgcaCAGGACACACAGACAGGACTTTATGTTGTGTCTAGTTGGTTAAATCTCACAGGCGTGTCAAATTCTTCTTTGACGTTCATACTGCACAACAAACCCCTGGGACAAGACATCAGGAGAGACATCCAGCTCTACTCAG ATAAGAGTGAGAAGCAAGGAGAGTCAGCATACAGATGTCATGGGTGCTTCATATATATCCCAGttattctgctgctgctgctgctgatcgtGATGAGTTTATTGTCTGTGTTTATAACAAGAAGAAGTAGAAgagaacagacaaaacaaaatggCTTTACGGAAATTAAATCcaaatttttaatggaaaatgtttAA
- the zgc:153911 gene encoding programmed cell death 1 ligand 1 isoform X2 produces MNLKVLCLSLLLFEASCFTEFEITVPRDTVTGFYSEALILHCSFPVDSSWDLKSTVITWQRGLDVVHSFYYSQDQLDRQNQHFVNRTSLFIQEMARGNASLRLDKVSPQDAGVYTCSISTNTGSQKKSFGVKIAAFYSEPRLLFSLLTDGVNLLVTSDGGYPSPTLQWLMENSDITNRTQTHIAQDTQTGLYVVSSWLNLTGVSNSSLTFILHNKPLGQDIRRDIQLYSDKSEKQGESAYRCHGCFIYIPVILLLLLLIVMSLLSVFITRRSRREQTKQNGFTEIKSKFLMENV; encoded by the exons ATGAACCTGAAAGTGTTGTGCCTGTCTCTCCTTCTTTTTGAAGCCTCCTGTTTCA CTGAGTTTGAGATTACTGTGCCCAGAGACACTGTCACTGGGTTTTACAGCGAGGCGCTGATCCTCCACTGCTCCTTCCCTGTGGACAGCTCATGGGATCTGAAGAGCACCGTTATCACCTGGCAGCGTGGACTGGATGTTGTTCACAGCTTCTACTACAGTCAGGACCAGCTCGACCGTCAGAATCAGCATTTTGTCAACCGCACAAGTCTGTTCATTCAGGAGATGGCAAGAGGAAACGCATCACTCAGACTGGACAAAGTCTCTCCTCAGGACGCCGGTGTGTACACCTGCTCCATCAGCACAAACACTGGCAGCCAGAAGAAGAGCTTTGGAGTGAAAATTGCAG ctttCTACTCTGAACCTCGTCTGCTGTTCTCATTGTTAACTGATGGAGTGAATCTTCTGGTGACCTCAGATGGGGGTTACCCTTCTCCCACACTGCAGTGGCTGATGGAGAACTCAGACATCACTAAccggacacaaacacacattgcaCAGGACACACAGACAGGACTTTATGTTGTGTCTAGTTGGTTAAATCTCACAGGCGTGTCAAATTCTTCTTTGACGTTCATACTGCACAACAAACCCCTGGGACAAGACATCAGGAGAGACATCCAGCTCTACTCAG ATAAGAGTGAGAAGCAAGGAGAGTCAGCATACAGATGTCATGGGTGCTTCATATATATCCCAGttattctgctgctgctgctgctgatcgtGATGAGTTTATTGTCTGTGTTTATAACAAGAAGAAGTAGAAgagaacagacaaaacaaaatggCTTTACGGAAATTAAATCcaaatttttaatggaaaatgtttAA